The proteins below are encoded in one region of Scomber japonicus isolate fScoJap1 chromosome 2, fScoJap1.pri, whole genome shotgun sequence:
- the cwc25 gene encoding pre-mRNA-splicing factor CWC25 homolog, whose translation MGGGDLNLKKSWHPQTMKNIERVWKAEQKYEAERKKIEELQKELKEERAREEITKYAEVTGAIKKKDDRLDWMYQGPAGQVSRDEYLLGRAIDKQITDQYEEPESGPSAETGLLPGSIFNPTTPASNLDMAAKIREDPLFEIRKREEAKKREVLSNPVKMKKIKEMLRQNLDKKDKKKKRKKEKKEKKGDKERRKEKKHKRRSTSSSSEEEDEKKHRSHSRYESSSDTKSHHHHIPGYGLQLPAGRQHQSSASSNHSGRRDRSRSRSPHKNHRESHSSSSSSSHRNDRKVQPRAPSPQRQNYHRQRNYVSKKLSAEELERKRLDMMDQAKQREEDRENNVKRYKRQDEQEKQREQNVKRDRHAGFIHNMKLESAASSSLEDRVKRNIHSIQRTPASLDNFMKR comes from the exons ATGGGGGGCGGTGACCTG AACTTGAAGAAGAGCTGGCATCCCCAGACTATGAAAAACATCGAGCGAGTCTGGAAAGCCGAGCAGAAATATGAAGCCGAGCGGAAGAAGATCGAGGAGCTCCAGAAAGAGCTGAAAGAGGAACGAGCCCGAGAAGAAATTACAAAATATGCAGAAGTCACTGGAGCCATCAA aaaaaaagatgatcgCCTCGACTGGATGTACCAGGGCCCTGCCGGTCAGGTGTCCAGGGACGAGTATCTGCTGGGACGTGCCATCGACAAGCAGATCACCGACCAATATGAGGAGCCTGAGAGCGGTCCATCAGCAGAGACCGGCCTCCTGCCCGGGTCTATCTTCAACCCCACCACCCCCGCCTCCAACCTCGACATGGCTGCCAAGATCAGGGAAGACCCCCTGTTTGAAATCAG GAAACGCGAGGAAGCAAAGAAGAGAGAAGTTTTGTCTAATCCagtgaagatgaagaaaatCAAAGAAATG CTGCGCCAGAATCTTGacaagaaagacaagaagaagaagaggaagaaggaaaaaaaggagaagaaaggagacaaagagagaagaaaggagaagaagcaCAAGAGGAGGAGCACAAGTTCGAGctcagaggaggaagacgagaaAAAACACAG gtCACATTCACGATACGAATCATCATCAGACACCAAGTCTCATCACCATCATATTCCAGGCTACGGCCTACAG CTTCCTGCAGGCAGACAGCACCAGTCCTCAGCTTCTAGCAACCACTCAGGGCGCCGCGACAGGAGCCGCTCCAGATCGCCTCACAAGAACCACAGGGAGagccactcctcctcctcctcatcctcacacaGAAACGACAGGAAGGTCCAGCCCAGAGCTCCCAGCCCACAGAGACAGAATTACCACAGACAGAGGAACTACGTGTCCAA GAAACTCTCTGCAGAGGAGCTGGAGAGAAAAAGGCTGGACATGATGGACCAGGCcaagcagagggaggaggacagagagaacaACGTGAAAAGATACAAGAGGCAAGACGAGCAGGAGAAGCAGCGGGAGCAAAATGTCAAGCGCGACCGCCACGCCGGATTTATCCA TAACATGAAGCTGGAGAGTGCTGCTAGTTCTTCCTTagaggacagagtgaagaggaacATCCACTCCATCCAGAGGACGCCCGCCTCCCTGGACAACTTTATGAAgagatga
- the psmb3 gene encoding proteasome subunit beta type-3: MSIMSYNGGAVMAMRGKNCVAIASDRRFGIQAQMVTTDFQKIFPMGERLYIGLAGLATDVQTVSQRLKFRLNLYELKEGRQIKPKTFMSMVSNLLYERRFGPYYIEPVIAGLDPKTLEPFICSLDLIGCPMVTEDFVVSGTCSEQMYGMCESLWEPDMEPEDLFETISQAMLNAVDRDAVSGMGVVVHVIEKDKITTRTLKARMD; this comes from the exons ATG TCTATTATGTCCTATAACGGAGGGGCCGTCATGGCCATGCGGGGGAAGAACTGTGTGGCAATCGCATCAGACCGGAGGTTTGGCATTCAGGCTCAGATGGTCACAACAGACTTCCAGAAGATCTTCCCCATGGGAGAGAGGCTGTACATAGGGCTGGCTGGACTGGCCACTGATGTTCagacagt GTCCCAGAGGcttaaattcagactgaacctGTACGAGCTGAAGGAGGGACGCCAGATCAAGCCCAAGACCTTCATGAGCATGGTGTCTAACCTGCTGTATGAAAGGAG gtTTGGACCATACTACATCGAGCCCGTGATCGCTGGACTAGATCCCAAAACCTTGGAGCCATTCATCTGCTCCCTGGATTTGATTGGTTGCCCCATGGTGACGGAGGACTTTGTCGTGAGCGGTACCTGCTCGGAGCAGATGTACGGCATGTGTGAATCTTTGTGGGAGCCAGACATG GAACCAGAGGACCTGTTCGAGACCATCTCCCAGGCAATGCTCAATGCAGTTGATAGAGATGCGGTGTCCGGTATGGGCGTGGTCGTACATGTAAT TGAGAAAGACAAGATCACCACACGAACCCTGAAGGCCAGGATGGACTAG
- the LOC128368658 gene encoding phosphatidylinositol 5-phosphate 4-kinase type-2 beta isoform X1, producing the protein MSSNCSSAAPVSASKTKTKKKHFIGQKVKLFRASEPILSVLMWGVNHTINELSNVPVPVMLMPDDFKAYSKIKVDNHLFNKENLPSRFKFKEYCPMVFRNLRERFCIDDQDYQNSLTRSAPLNSDSQGRFGNRFLSSYDHRFVIKTVSSEDIAEMHNILKKYHQFIVECHGNTLLPQFLGMYRLTVDGVETYMVVTRNVFSHRLTVHRKYDLKGSTVSREASDKEKAKELPTFKDNDFLNEGQKLQIGDDNKKYFLEKLKRDVEFLATLKIMDYSLLVGIHDVERAEQEEMDVEGVGDEEEYENDGMGGGVLTGSFGTPPDSPGNPLNCGGFFGPGEFDPSVDVYAIKSNDSEPRPSHPSDLRAVKKEVYFMAIIDILTHYDAKKKAAHAAKTVKHGAGAEISTVNPEQYSKRFYEFMSNILS; encoded by the exons ATGTCATCCAACTGCTCCAGCGCTGCGCCCGTCAGCGCCAGCAAAACCAAGACgaaaaagaagcattttataGGACAGAAAGTGAAACTATTCCGTGCGAGCGAGCCCATTCTCAGCGTTTTAATGTGGGGTGTCAACCATACG aTTAACGAGTTAAGTAATGTGCCTGTACCAGTAATGCTGATGCCAGATGACTTTAAAGCCTACAGTAAGATCAAAGTGGACAACCACCTATTTAACAA aGAAAACCTGCCTAGTCGCTTTAAGTTCAAAGAATACTGTCCCATGGTGTTCAGAAACCTGAGGGAGAGGTTCTGCATCGACGACCAGGACTACCAG AACTCTCTGACGAGGAGCGCCCCACTCAACAGCGACTCCCAGGGTCGTTTCGGCAACCGCTTCCTGTCCAGCTATGACCACCGCTTTGTAATCAAAACCGTGTCCAGTGAGGACATCGCCGAGATGCACAACATCCTAAAGAAATACCACCAG TTTATAGTGGAGTGTCATGGCAACACGCTGCTCCCTCAGTTCCTGGGCATGTACAGGCTAACAGTGGACGGTGTGGAGACGTACATGGTGGTGACCCGGAATGTATTCAGCCATCGCCTCACCGTACATCGCAAATATGACCTGAAG GGTTCTACGGTCTCAAGGGAAGCCAGCGACAAGGAGAAG GCTAAAGAACTCCCCACTTTTAAAGACAACGACTTCCTGAATGAAGGCCAGAAGCTGCAGATAGGAGACGACAACAAGAAGTACTTTTTGGAAAAGCTAAAACGTGACGTAGAG ttccTGGCCACCCTGAAGATCATGGACTACAGTCTCCTGGTGGGCATCCATGACGTGGAGCgggcagagcaggaggagatgGACGTGGAGGGCGTTGGAGACGAGGAGGAGTACGAGAACGACGGGATGGGCGGAGGCGTGCTCACGGGCTCCTTCGGCACCCCACCCGACAGCCCCGGAAACCCCCTCAACTGCGGAGGATTCTTCGGCCCTGGAGAGTTCGACCCCTCTGTGGACGTTTACGCAATCAAGAGCAACGACAGTGAGCCTCGTCCTTCACATCCGTCTGACTTAC GTGCTGTGAAGAAGGAGGTATACTTCATGGCTATCATCGACATCCTCACGCACTATGACGCTAAGAAAAAAGCTGCACATGCTGCCAAAACTGTGAAACATGGG GCGGGGGCGGAGATCTCGACGGTGAACCCGGAGCAGTACTCCAAACGATTCTACGAGTTCATGTCCAACATCTTGTCATAG
- the LOC128368658 gene encoding phosphatidylinositol 5-phosphate 4-kinase type-2 beta isoform X2, translated as MSSNCSSAAPVSASKTKTKKKHFIGQKVKLFRASEPILSVLMWGVNHTINELSNVPVPVMLMPDDFKAYSKIKVDNHLFNKENLPSRFKFKEYCPMVFRNLRERFCIDDQDYQNSLTRSAPLNSDSQGRFGNRFLSSYDHRFVIKTVSSEDIAEMHNILKKYHQFIVECHGNTLLPQFLGMYRLTVDGVETYMVVTRNVFSHRLTVHRKYDLKGSTVSREASDKEKAKELPTFKDNDFLNEGQKLQIGDDNKKYFLEKLKRDVEFLATLKIMDYSLLVGIHDVERAEQEEMDVEGVGDEEEYENDGMGGGVLTGSFGTPPDSPGNPLNCGGFFGPGEFDPSVDVYAIKSNDSAVKKEVYFMAIIDILTHYDAKKKAAHAAKTVKHGAGAEISTVNPEQYSKRFYEFMSNILS; from the exons ATGTCATCCAACTGCTCCAGCGCTGCGCCCGTCAGCGCCAGCAAAACCAAGACgaaaaagaagcattttataGGACAGAAAGTGAAACTATTCCGTGCGAGCGAGCCCATTCTCAGCGTTTTAATGTGGGGTGTCAACCATACG aTTAACGAGTTAAGTAATGTGCCTGTACCAGTAATGCTGATGCCAGATGACTTTAAAGCCTACAGTAAGATCAAAGTGGACAACCACCTATTTAACAA aGAAAACCTGCCTAGTCGCTTTAAGTTCAAAGAATACTGTCCCATGGTGTTCAGAAACCTGAGGGAGAGGTTCTGCATCGACGACCAGGACTACCAG AACTCTCTGACGAGGAGCGCCCCACTCAACAGCGACTCCCAGGGTCGTTTCGGCAACCGCTTCCTGTCCAGCTATGACCACCGCTTTGTAATCAAAACCGTGTCCAGTGAGGACATCGCCGAGATGCACAACATCCTAAAGAAATACCACCAG TTTATAGTGGAGTGTCATGGCAACACGCTGCTCCCTCAGTTCCTGGGCATGTACAGGCTAACAGTGGACGGTGTGGAGACGTACATGGTGGTGACCCGGAATGTATTCAGCCATCGCCTCACCGTACATCGCAAATATGACCTGAAG GGTTCTACGGTCTCAAGGGAAGCCAGCGACAAGGAGAAG GCTAAAGAACTCCCCACTTTTAAAGACAACGACTTCCTGAATGAAGGCCAGAAGCTGCAGATAGGAGACGACAACAAGAAGTACTTTTTGGAAAAGCTAAAACGTGACGTAGAG ttccTGGCCACCCTGAAGATCATGGACTACAGTCTCCTGGTGGGCATCCATGACGTGGAGCgggcagagcaggaggagatgGACGTGGAGGGCGTTGGAGACGAGGAGGAGTACGAGAACGACGGGATGGGCGGAGGCGTGCTCACGGGCTCCTTCGGCACCCCACCCGACAGCCCCGGAAACCCCCTCAACTGCGGAGGATTCTTCGGCCCTGGAGAGTTCGACCCCTCTGTGGACGTTTACGCAATCAAGAGCAACGACA GTGCTGTGAAGAAGGAGGTATACTTCATGGCTATCATCGACATCCTCACGCACTATGACGCTAAGAAAAAAGCTGCACATGCTGCCAAAACTGTGAAACATGGG GCGGGGGCGGAGATCTCGACGGTGAACCCGGAGCAGTACTCCAAACGATTCTACGAGTTCATGTCCAACATCTTGTCATAG